A single window of Salvia splendens isolate huo1 chromosome 8, SspV2, whole genome shotgun sequence DNA harbors:
- the LOC121744880 gene encoding myosin-11-like isoform X2, protein MFKSARWRSDKNKVKVVFKLQFHAAKVSQIGGDALMVSVVPADIGKPTVKSDKVLIRDESCFWENPVYETVKFSREPKTGKIHERIYYFVVGTGSSKGGVLGEASIDFSNYVELNKLSIQRIQESIDEREIEETESVKLYKENSLKSQLNNGDEDGTIKSSSDDLPLNKTVTHIVKFNGNRRTSSGSDLTISSSDGSSGVEIPWQPQIKNGSAHQEPASVLPSLRPNSDTQPSVHEERQRSQSDWSGNSALEVSTDDSSGTPRDTLLRQNSDESSGIVIEKLKSENAALSRQAEISELELQTLRKQIVKESKRGQDLFRELACLKEERDALKGESDMLKASRIRIDGERSRTNSLDGGGESYAIVEELRQELKHAKELNANLKVQLQKTQESNSELLLAVKDLEEMLEQKDGDVLNLSSGSSTKEVEEKSYRACQKHRLHNDNDDEEQKALEELVKEHDDTKQAYVLEQQIMDMRSEIEIYKRDKDELEMQMEQLALDYEIMKQENHEMSYKLEQSELQEQLKMQYECSSSYATTNELESQIENLENELRRQSKESADAFVKISELETHVKSLEEDLENQLNGFEADLEALMSSKVEQEQRAIRAENILRKTRSQNASTAKRIQEEFRRLSVQMATTFVSNEKLAAKALAEGNELRLEKFHLEEAIKKTFEEHQSVKSSYEDSLCQLASQVKSMANQIEKMHSEIDDKTSQLEYQKKQTEESLRFLSDEVLKLKEEISSCGSVNKLFSEDLGCKELLLHELEQIRNSIKERDLLVLQRNEERIVLENRIASLKNEAEESQKELNKMRCLLEEKELIVGTLQSELESLHSQYDGVKHSLSQYELENVELRKKVSQLKDDLKKNEDALRSMEKMMQDVAKATSETLKPVICGSIEVADLKERIKLLEGQIKLKESTLEISNNSFLEKEKDLHHKIEELERRMEVLNQTTIQYENGLEKIATISDEQDPNVRSIEEATKSDEDSTNLNGHNDNPQDAQECSRHRNELTIEVELLKERNKLMEEELKEMQERYSETSLKFAEVEGERQQLVMKVRNLKNKKNHHSAA, encoded by the exons ATGTTCAAATCGGCGCGGTGGAGGAGCGACAAGAACAAGGTCAAAGTAGTGTTTAAGTTGCAGTTTCATGCAGCTAAG GTGTCACAAATTGGAGGGGATGCACTGATGGTATCTGTTGTTCCTGCGGATATTGGAAAGCCTACAGTTAAGTCAGACAAGGTATTAATTCGGGATGAGAGTTGTTTCTGGGAGAATCCAGTGTATGAGACTGTGAAGTTCAGTCGAGAGCCAAAAACAGGGAAGATTCATGAGAGGATATACTACTTTGTTGTAGGGACG GGATCGTCTAAAGGTGGAGTTCTTGGAGAAGCCTCAATTGATTTCTCAAATTATGTGGAGTTAAATAAG TTATCAATTCAGAGGATCCAAGAGTCTATTGATGAGAG AGAGATCGAAGAAACTGAGAGTGTAAAACTATATAAAGAAAACAGCCTGAAGTCGCAGTTGAACAATGGCGACGAAGATGGAACCATAAAGAGCAGTTCTGAT GATCTGCCATTGAATAAGACTGTTACCCACATTGTTAAATTCAATGGCAACCGTCGAACATCTAGTGGATCTGATCTCACGATTTCAAGCTCTGATGGCAGTTCTGGAGTTGAGATACCGTGGCAACCTCAGATCAAGAATGGCAGTGCCCATCAAGAGCCTGCTTCAGTTCTACCATCTTTGAGGCCGAACTCCGATACACAACCTTCAGTGCATGAAGAGCGTCAAAGGTCACAATCGGATTGGTCAGGCAATTCTGCTCTTGAAGTTAGTACAGACGACTCATCTGGAACCCCTAGAGACACCTTGCTAAGGCAGAATTCGGACGAATCCTCGGGTATTGTGATTGAGAAGCTCAAATCTGAAAATGCTGCTTTATCCAGACAAGCAGAGATCTCTGAGTTAGAACTTCAGACTCTTCGTAAGCAGATTGTGAAGGAGAGCAAAAGGGGGCAAGATCTTTTTAGAGAGCTTGCTTGCTTGAAAGAGGAAAGAGATGCTCTGAAGGGAGAGAGTGATATGCTCAAAGCTTCAAGGATACGAATAGACGGAGAAAGAAGTAGAACAAATTCGCTAGATGGGGGAGGGGAGTCTTATGCAATCGTTGAAGAACTGAGGCAAGAGCTGAAACATGCTAAAGAACTGAATGCCAACCTCAAAGTTCAACTTCAAAAGACGCAGGAATCAAACTCTGAACTATTGCTTGCAGTGAAGGACCTTGAGGAGATGTTGGAGCAGAAAGACGGAGATGTATTGAACCTCTCGAGTGGATCATCGACTAAAGAAGTGGAAGAAAAGTCTTACAGAGCATGCCAAAAGCATCGATTACACAATGACAATGATGATGAAGAGCAGAAAGCTCTCGAGGAGCTCGTGAAGGAGCATGATGACACCAAGCAAGCATATGTTCTAGAACAACAAATCATGGACATGCGTAGTGAAATAGAAATCTACAAGCGAGATAAAGACGAGCTAGAGATGCAAATGGAGCAGCTTGCACTTGATTATGAAATCATGAAGCAAGAAAATCATGAAATGTCATATAAGCTAGAGCAGAGCGAGCTTCAAGAGCAACTGAAAATGCAGTATGAATGTTCATCCTCTTATGCTACTACTAATGAACTCGAAAGTCAGATAGAAAACCTAGAGAATGAACTCAGAAGGCAGTCAAAAGAATCGGCAGATGCATTTGTCAAAATTAGTGAACTAGAAACTCATGTCAAGAGCTTGGAAGAAGACCTTGAAAATCAATTAAATGGATTTGAAGCTGATCTGGAAGCTCTTATGAGCTCAAAAGTGGAGCAGGAGCAAAGAGCTATAAGAGCTGAAAATATATTGAGAAAGACACGATCGCAAAATGCTAGCACAGCAAAAAGGATTCAGGAGGAATTTAGAAGGCTTTCGGTGCAGATGGCGACTACGTTTGTATCCAATGAGAAACTGGCTGCCAAAGCTCTAGCCGAAGGAAATGAGCTTCGTCTAGAGAAATTTCATTTAGAAGAAGCCATCAAGAAAACTTTTGAAGAACATCAATCAGTCAAGAGTAGTTATGAGGATAGTTTGTGTCAGCTTGCCAGTCAAGTTAAATCCATGGCTAATCAAATAGAAAAGATGCACTCAGAAATAGATGATAAAACATCGCAGCTTGAATATCAGAAAAAGCAGACTGAAGAATCCCTGAGGTTCCTTTCAGATGAAGTTTTAAAGCTCAAGGAGGAGATCAGCTCATGCGGGAGTGTGAATAAATTATTTTCGGAGGACTTAGGGTGTAAAGAGTTACTCTTGCATGAGTTGGAACAAATTAGGAACTCCATCAAGGAAAGGGACTTGCTTGTGTTGCAAAGGAATGAAGAAAGAATTGTTCTAGAAAACAGGATTGCCTCATTGAAAAATGAAGCTGAGGAGTCGCAGAAGGAACTGAATAAAATGAGATGTCTTCTGGAAGAAAAAGAATTGATTGTTGGGACTTTGCAGTCAGAGCTAGAGTCCCTTCACTCACAATACGACGGAGTAAAGCATTCTCTATCACAGTATGAATTGGAAAATGTGGAGTTGAGGAAAAAAGTTTCTCAGTTAAAAGATGACTTGAAGAAGAATGAAGATGCCCTCAGAAGCATGGAGAAGATGATGCAGGATGTAGCCAAAGCAACTTCAGAAACTTTGAAGCCTGTTATTTGTGGCTCCATAGAAGTTGCAGATCTTAAAGAGAGAATTAAGTTACTTGAG GGTCAGATCAAGTTAAAGGAAAGTACTCtggaaatatcaaataattcattTCTTGAGAAGGAAAAGGATCTTCATCACAAAATCGAAGAGTTAGAACGAAGAATGGAAGTGCTCAACCAAACCACCATTCAATATGAGAATGGACTTGAAAAG ATAGCTACTATTTCAGATGAACAGGATCCAAATGTCAGATCAATTGAAGAAGCAACAAAGAGTGATGAAGATTCAACCAATCTCAATGG CCACAACGACAATCCACAAGATGCACAAGAATGTTCAAGGCATCGTAATGAATTAACAATTGAGGTGGAACTATTGAAAGAGAGAAACAAGTTGATGGAGGAAGAACTGAAGGAGATGCAGGAGAGGTATTCAGAAACAAGCCTCAAGTTTGCAGAAGTTGAAGGCGAACGACAACAACTCGTAATGAAAGTACGCAATCTCAAGAACAAGAAAAATCACCACAGCGCTGCCTAA
- the LOC121744880 gene encoding myosin-11-like isoform X3, translating to MFKSARWRSDKNKVKVVFKLQFHAAKVSQIGGDALMVSVVPADIGKPTVKSDKVLIRDESCFWENPVYETVKFSREPKTGKIHERIYYFVVGTGSSKGGVLGEASIDFSNYVELNKVSLVALPLKNSKTEAVLNLSIQRIQESIDEREIEETESVKLYKENSLKSQLNNGDEDGTIKSSSDDLPLNKTVTHIVKFNGNRRTSSGSDLTISSSDGSSGVEIPWQPQIKNGSAHQEPASVLPSLRPNSDTQPSVHEERQRSQSDWSGNSALEVSTDDSSGTPRDTLLRQNSDESSGIVIEKLKSENAALSRQAEISELELQTLRKQIVKESKRGQDLFRELACLKEERDALKGESDMLKASRIRIDGERSRTNSLDGGGESYAIVEELRQELKHAKELNANLKVQLQKTQESNSELLLAVKDLEEMLEQKDGDVLNLSSGSSTKEVEEKSYRACQKHRLHNDNDDEEQKALEELVKEHDDTKQAYVLEQQIMDMRSEIEIYKRDKDELEMQMEQLALDYEIMKQENHEMSYKLEQSELQEQLKMQYECSSSYATTNELESQIENLENELRRQSKESADAFVKISELETHVKSLEEDLENQLNGFEADLEALMSSKVEQEQRAIRAENILRKTRSQNASTAKRIQEEFRRLSVQMATTFVSNEKLAAKALAEGNELRLEKFHLEEAIKKTFEEHQSVKSSYEDSLCQLASQVKSMANQIEKMHSEIDDKTSQLEYQKKQTEESLRFLSDEVLKLKEEISSCGSVNKLFSEDLGCKELLLHELEQIRNSIKERDLLVLQRNEERIVLENRIASLKNEAEESQKELNKMRCLLEEKELIVGTLQSELESLHSQYDGVKHSLSQYELENVELRKKVSQLKDDLKKNEDALRSMEKMMQDVAKATSETLKPVICGSIEVADLKERIKLLEGQIKLKESTLEISNNSFLEKEKDLHHKIEELERRMEVLNQTTIQYENGLEKGSKHILLSCR from the exons ATGTTCAAATCGGCGCGGTGGAGGAGCGACAAGAACAAGGTCAAAGTAGTGTTTAAGTTGCAGTTTCATGCAGCTAAG GTGTCACAAATTGGAGGGGATGCACTGATGGTATCTGTTGTTCCTGCGGATATTGGAAAGCCTACAGTTAAGTCAGACAAGGTATTAATTCGGGATGAGAGTTGTTTCTGGGAGAATCCAGTGTATGAGACTGTGAAGTTCAGTCGAGAGCCAAAAACAGGGAAGATTCATGAGAGGATATACTACTTTGTTGTAGGGACG GGATCGTCTAAAGGTGGAGTTCTTGGAGAAGCCTCAATTGATTTCTCAAATTATGTGGAGTTAAATAAGGTTTCCCTGGTTGCTCTTCCCCTCAAGAACTCAAAAACTGAAGCTGTATTGAAT TTATCAATTCAGAGGATCCAAGAGTCTATTGATGAGAG AGAGATCGAAGAAACTGAGAGTGTAAAACTATATAAAGAAAACAGCCTGAAGTCGCAGTTGAACAATGGCGACGAAGATGGAACCATAAAGAGCAGTTCTGAT GATCTGCCATTGAATAAGACTGTTACCCACATTGTTAAATTCAATGGCAACCGTCGAACATCTAGTGGATCTGATCTCACGATTTCAAGCTCTGATGGCAGTTCTGGAGTTGAGATACCGTGGCAACCTCAGATCAAGAATGGCAGTGCCCATCAAGAGCCTGCTTCAGTTCTACCATCTTTGAGGCCGAACTCCGATACACAACCTTCAGTGCATGAAGAGCGTCAAAGGTCACAATCGGATTGGTCAGGCAATTCTGCTCTTGAAGTTAGTACAGACGACTCATCTGGAACCCCTAGAGACACCTTGCTAAGGCAGAATTCGGACGAATCCTCGGGTATTGTGATTGAGAAGCTCAAATCTGAAAATGCTGCTTTATCCAGACAAGCAGAGATCTCTGAGTTAGAACTTCAGACTCTTCGTAAGCAGATTGTGAAGGAGAGCAAAAGGGGGCAAGATCTTTTTAGAGAGCTTGCTTGCTTGAAAGAGGAAAGAGATGCTCTGAAGGGAGAGAGTGATATGCTCAAAGCTTCAAGGATACGAATAGACGGAGAAAGAAGTAGAACAAATTCGCTAGATGGGGGAGGGGAGTCTTATGCAATCGTTGAAGAACTGAGGCAAGAGCTGAAACATGCTAAAGAACTGAATGCCAACCTCAAAGTTCAACTTCAAAAGACGCAGGAATCAAACTCTGAACTATTGCTTGCAGTGAAGGACCTTGAGGAGATGTTGGAGCAGAAAGACGGAGATGTATTGAACCTCTCGAGTGGATCATCGACTAAAGAAGTGGAAGAAAAGTCTTACAGAGCATGCCAAAAGCATCGATTACACAATGACAATGATGATGAAGAGCAGAAAGCTCTCGAGGAGCTCGTGAAGGAGCATGATGACACCAAGCAAGCATATGTTCTAGAACAACAAATCATGGACATGCGTAGTGAAATAGAAATCTACAAGCGAGATAAAGACGAGCTAGAGATGCAAATGGAGCAGCTTGCACTTGATTATGAAATCATGAAGCAAGAAAATCATGAAATGTCATATAAGCTAGAGCAGAGCGAGCTTCAAGAGCAACTGAAAATGCAGTATGAATGTTCATCCTCTTATGCTACTACTAATGAACTCGAAAGTCAGATAGAAAACCTAGAGAATGAACTCAGAAGGCAGTCAAAAGAATCGGCAGATGCATTTGTCAAAATTAGTGAACTAGAAACTCATGTCAAGAGCTTGGAAGAAGACCTTGAAAATCAATTAAATGGATTTGAAGCTGATCTGGAAGCTCTTATGAGCTCAAAAGTGGAGCAGGAGCAAAGAGCTATAAGAGCTGAAAATATATTGAGAAAGACACGATCGCAAAATGCTAGCACAGCAAAAAGGATTCAGGAGGAATTTAGAAGGCTTTCGGTGCAGATGGCGACTACGTTTGTATCCAATGAGAAACTGGCTGCCAAAGCTCTAGCCGAAGGAAATGAGCTTCGTCTAGAGAAATTTCATTTAGAAGAAGCCATCAAGAAAACTTTTGAAGAACATCAATCAGTCAAGAGTAGTTATGAGGATAGTTTGTGTCAGCTTGCCAGTCAAGTTAAATCCATGGCTAATCAAATAGAAAAGATGCACTCAGAAATAGATGATAAAACATCGCAGCTTGAATATCAGAAAAAGCAGACTGAAGAATCCCTGAGGTTCCTTTCAGATGAAGTTTTAAAGCTCAAGGAGGAGATCAGCTCATGCGGGAGTGTGAATAAATTATTTTCGGAGGACTTAGGGTGTAAAGAGTTACTCTTGCATGAGTTGGAACAAATTAGGAACTCCATCAAGGAAAGGGACTTGCTTGTGTTGCAAAGGAATGAAGAAAGAATTGTTCTAGAAAACAGGATTGCCTCATTGAAAAATGAAGCTGAGGAGTCGCAGAAGGAACTGAATAAAATGAGATGTCTTCTGGAAGAAAAAGAATTGATTGTTGGGACTTTGCAGTCAGAGCTAGAGTCCCTTCACTCACAATACGACGGAGTAAAGCATTCTCTATCACAGTATGAATTGGAAAATGTGGAGTTGAGGAAAAAAGTTTCTCAGTTAAAAGATGACTTGAAGAAGAATGAAGATGCCCTCAGAAGCATGGAGAAGATGATGCAGGATGTAGCCAAAGCAACTTCAGAAACTTTGAAGCCTGTTATTTGTGGCTCCATAGAAGTTGCAGATCTTAAAGAGAGAATTAAGTTACTTGAG GGTCAGATCAAGTTAAAGGAAAGTACTCtggaaatatcaaataattcattTCTTGAGAAGGAAAAGGATCTTCATCACAAAATCGAAGAGTTAGAACGAAGAATGGAAGTGCTCAACCAAACCACCATTCAATATGAGAATGGACTTGAAAAG GGGTCTAAACATATCCTCCTGAGTTGCAGATAG
- the LOC121744880 gene encoding myosin-11-like isoform X1, translating into MFKSARWRSDKNKVKVVFKLQFHAAKVSQIGGDALMVSVVPADIGKPTVKSDKVLIRDESCFWENPVYETVKFSREPKTGKIHERIYYFVVGTGSSKGGVLGEASIDFSNYVELNKVSLVALPLKNSKTEAVLNLSIQRIQESIDEREIEETESVKLYKENSLKSQLNNGDEDGTIKSSSDDLPLNKTVTHIVKFNGNRRTSSGSDLTISSSDGSSGVEIPWQPQIKNGSAHQEPASVLPSLRPNSDTQPSVHEERQRSQSDWSGNSALEVSTDDSSGTPRDTLLRQNSDESSGIVIEKLKSENAALSRQAEISELELQTLRKQIVKESKRGQDLFRELACLKEERDALKGESDMLKASRIRIDGERSRTNSLDGGGESYAIVEELRQELKHAKELNANLKVQLQKTQESNSELLLAVKDLEEMLEQKDGDVLNLSSGSSTKEVEEKSYRACQKHRLHNDNDDEEQKALEELVKEHDDTKQAYVLEQQIMDMRSEIEIYKRDKDELEMQMEQLALDYEIMKQENHEMSYKLEQSELQEQLKMQYECSSSYATTNELESQIENLENELRRQSKESADAFVKISELETHVKSLEEDLENQLNGFEADLEALMSSKVEQEQRAIRAENILRKTRSQNASTAKRIQEEFRRLSVQMATTFVSNEKLAAKALAEGNELRLEKFHLEEAIKKTFEEHQSVKSSYEDSLCQLASQVKSMANQIEKMHSEIDDKTSQLEYQKKQTEESLRFLSDEVLKLKEEISSCGSVNKLFSEDLGCKELLLHELEQIRNSIKERDLLVLQRNEERIVLENRIASLKNEAEESQKELNKMRCLLEEKELIVGTLQSELESLHSQYDGVKHSLSQYELENVELRKKVSQLKDDLKKNEDALRSMEKMMQDVAKATSETLKPVICGSIEVADLKERIKLLEGQIKLKESTLEISNNSFLEKEKDLHHKIEELERRMEVLNQTTIQYENGLEKIATISDEQDPNVRSIEEATKSDEDSTNLNGHNDNPQDAQECSRHRNELTIEVELLKERNKLMEEELKEMQERYSETSLKFAEVEGERQQLVMKVRNLKNKKNHHSAA; encoded by the exons ATGTTCAAATCGGCGCGGTGGAGGAGCGACAAGAACAAGGTCAAAGTAGTGTTTAAGTTGCAGTTTCATGCAGCTAAG GTGTCACAAATTGGAGGGGATGCACTGATGGTATCTGTTGTTCCTGCGGATATTGGAAAGCCTACAGTTAAGTCAGACAAGGTATTAATTCGGGATGAGAGTTGTTTCTGGGAGAATCCAGTGTATGAGACTGTGAAGTTCAGTCGAGAGCCAAAAACAGGGAAGATTCATGAGAGGATATACTACTTTGTTGTAGGGACG GGATCGTCTAAAGGTGGAGTTCTTGGAGAAGCCTCAATTGATTTCTCAAATTATGTGGAGTTAAATAAGGTTTCCCTGGTTGCTCTTCCCCTCAAGAACTCAAAAACTGAAGCTGTATTGAAT TTATCAATTCAGAGGATCCAAGAGTCTATTGATGAGAG AGAGATCGAAGAAACTGAGAGTGTAAAACTATATAAAGAAAACAGCCTGAAGTCGCAGTTGAACAATGGCGACGAAGATGGAACCATAAAGAGCAGTTCTGAT GATCTGCCATTGAATAAGACTGTTACCCACATTGTTAAATTCAATGGCAACCGTCGAACATCTAGTGGATCTGATCTCACGATTTCAAGCTCTGATGGCAGTTCTGGAGTTGAGATACCGTGGCAACCTCAGATCAAGAATGGCAGTGCCCATCAAGAGCCTGCTTCAGTTCTACCATCTTTGAGGCCGAACTCCGATACACAACCTTCAGTGCATGAAGAGCGTCAAAGGTCACAATCGGATTGGTCAGGCAATTCTGCTCTTGAAGTTAGTACAGACGACTCATCTGGAACCCCTAGAGACACCTTGCTAAGGCAGAATTCGGACGAATCCTCGGGTATTGTGATTGAGAAGCTCAAATCTGAAAATGCTGCTTTATCCAGACAAGCAGAGATCTCTGAGTTAGAACTTCAGACTCTTCGTAAGCAGATTGTGAAGGAGAGCAAAAGGGGGCAAGATCTTTTTAGAGAGCTTGCTTGCTTGAAAGAGGAAAGAGATGCTCTGAAGGGAGAGAGTGATATGCTCAAAGCTTCAAGGATACGAATAGACGGAGAAAGAAGTAGAACAAATTCGCTAGATGGGGGAGGGGAGTCTTATGCAATCGTTGAAGAACTGAGGCAAGAGCTGAAACATGCTAAAGAACTGAATGCCAACCTCAAAGTTCAACTTCAAAAGACGCAGGAATCAAACTCTGAACTATTGCTTGCAGTGAAGGACCTTGAGGAGATGTTGGAGCAGAAAGACGGAGATGTATTGAACCTCTCGAGTGGATCATCGACTAAAGAAGTGGAAGAAAAGTCTTACAGAGCATGCCAAAAGCATCGATTACACAATGACAATGATGATGAAGAGCAGAAAGCTCTCGAGGAGCTCGTGAAGGAGCATGATGACACCAAGCAAGCATATGTTCTAGAACAACAAATCATGGACATGCGTAGTGAAATAGAAATCTACAAGCGAGATAAAGACGAGCTAGAGATGCAAATGGAGCAGCTTGCACTTGATTATGAAATCATGAAGCAAGAAAATCATGAAATGTCATATAAGCTAGAGCAGAGCGAGCTTCAAGAGCAACTGAAAATGCAGTATGAATGTTCATCCTCTTATGCTACTACTAATGAACTCGAAAGTCAGATAGAAAACCTAGAGAATGAACTCAGAAGGCAGTCAAAAGAATCGGCAGATGCATTTGTCAAAATTAGTGAACTAGAAACTCATGTCAAGAGCTTGGAAGAAGACCTTGAAAATCAATTAAATGGATTTGAAGCTGATCTGGAAGCTCTTATGAGCTCAAAAGTGGAGCAGGAGCAAAGAGCTATAAGAGCTGAAAATATATTGAGAAAGACACGATCGCAAAATGCTAGCACAGCAAAAAGGATTCAGGAGGAATTTAGAAGGCTTTCGGTGCAGATGGCGACTACGTTTGTATCCAATGAGAAACTGGCTGCCAAAGCTCTAGCCGAAGGAAATGAGCTTCGTCTAGAGAAATTTCATTTAGAAGAAGCCATCAAGAAAACTTTTGAAGAACATCAATCAGTCAAGAGTAGTTATGAGGATAGTTTGTGTCAGCTTGCCAGTCAAGTTAAATCCATGGCTAATCAAATAGAAAAGATGCACTCAGAAATAGATGATAAAACATCGCAGCTTGAATATCAGAAAAAGCAGACTGAAGAATCCCTGAGGTTCCTTTCAGATGAAGTTTTAAAGCTCAAGGAGGAGATCAGCTCATGCGGGAGTGTGAATAAATTATTTTCGGAGGACTTAGGGTGTAAAGAGTTACTCTTGCATGAGTTGGAACAAATTAGGAACTCCATCAAGGAAAGGGACTTGCTTGTGTTGCAAAGGAATGAAGAAAGAATTGTTCTAGAAAACAGGATTGCCTCATTGAAAAATGAAGCTGAGGAGTCGCAGAAGGAACTGAATAAAATGAGATGTCTTCTGGAAGAAAAAGAATTGATTGTTGGGACTTTGCAGTCAGAGCTAGAGTCCCTTCACTCACAATACGACGGAGTAAAGCATTCTCTATCACAGTATGAATTGGAAAATGTGGAGTTGAGGAAAAAAGTTTCTCAGTTAAAAGATGACTTGAAGAAGAATGAAGATGCCCTCAGAAGCATGGAGAAGATGATGCAGGATGTAGCCAAAGCAACTTCAGAAACTTTGAAGCCTGTTATTTGTGGCTCCATAGAAGTTGCAGATCTTAAAGAGAGAATTAAGTTACTTGAG GGTCAGATCAAGTTAAAGGAAAGTACTCtggaaatatcaaataattcattTCTTGAGAAGGAAAAGGATCTTCATCACAAAATCGAAGAGTTAGAACGAAGAATGGAAGTGCTCAACCAAACCACCATTCAATATGAGAATGGACTTGAAAAG ATAGCTACTATTTCAGATGAACAGGATCCAAATGTCAGATCAATTGAAGAAGCAACAAAGAGTGATGAAGATTCAACCAATCTCAATGG CCACAACGACAATCCACAAGATGCACAAGAATGTTCAAGGCATCGTAATGAATTAACAATTGAGGTGGAACTATTGAAAGAGAGAAACAAGTTGATGGAGGAAGAACTGAAGGAGATGCAGGAGAGGTATTCAGAAACAAGCCTCAAGTTTGCAGAAGTTGAAGGCGAACGACAACAACTCGTAATGAAAGTACGCAATCTCAAGAACAAGAAAAATCACCACAGCGCTGCCTAA